Proteins encoded by one window of Bubalus bubalis isolate 160015118507 breed Murrah chromosome 4, NDDB_SH_1, whole genome shotgun sequence:
- the ADIRF gene encoding adipogenesis regulatory factor, whose protein sequence is MASKGLQDLKKQVEGAAQEAVTSAGTAVQQVVDQATEAGQKAMDQVAKTTQETIDKTANQASETFSGLGKKFGLLK, encoded by the exons ATGGCCAGCAAGGGCTTGCAGGACCTGAAGAAGCAAGTGGAGGGGGCGGCCCAGGAAGCGG TGACATCGGCCGGAACAGCGGTTCAGCAAGTGGTGGATCAGGCCACAGAAGCAGGGCAGAAAG ccaTGGACCAGGTTGCCAAGACTACCCAGGAAACCATCGACAAGACTGCTAACCAGGCCTCTGAGACTTTCTCGGGTTTGGGGAAAAAATTTGGCCTCCTGAAATGA